Proteins from a single region of Candidatus Eisenbacteria bacterium:
- the radC gene encoding DNA repair protein RadC, giving the protein MSGFPVKVLEKGAVYLNRSRNRWRIEQPQDVAKAFREAIGKESREVFIVFLLSARHTVRYVYVVSIGTLDSSLVHPREVFAEAVKRRAAAFIVAHNHPSGDPSPSPDDVRTTERLKRAGELLGIQLLDHVILGDADFVSMKEQGVL; this is encoded by the coding sequence ATGAGTGGCTTCCCTGTAAAAGTGCTCGAAAAAGGTGCCGTGTATCTCAATCGCTCCAGGAACCGGTGGAGGATTGAGCAACCTCAGGATGTCGCCAAAGCCTTCCGCGAAGCCATTGGAAAAGAGTCCCGGGAGGTCTTCATCGTCTTCCTTCTCTCCGCCCGTCACACCGTTCGTTATGTCTATGTCGTCTCTATCGGCACCCTGGACTCAAGCTTAGTCCATCCCCGTGAAGTGTTCGCTGAAGCTGTGAAAAGACGCGCTGCCGCCTTCATTGTCGCTCACAATCACCCGTCTGGAGATCCCAGTCCCTCTCCTGATGACGTACGAACGACAGAACGTCTGAAGAGGGCAGGTGAGCTACTGGGGATTCAACTCCTTGACCATGTGATTCTCGGAGATGCCGACTTTGTAAGCATGAAGGAACAGGGGGTGCTCTGA